One genomic region from Accipiter gentilis chromosome Z, bAccGen1.1, whole genome shotgun sequence encodes:
- the ELAC1 gene encoding zinc phosphodiesterase ELAC protein 1 isoform X1 produces the protein MSMDITFLGTGSAYPSPTRGASALVLRREGECWLFDCGEGTQTQFMKSHLKAGRITKIFITHLHGDHFFGLPGLLCTLSLQSSPDLNKPPVDIYGPLGLRNFIWRSMELSHSQLLFPYTVHELVPTRDQCPTEEFRDFSYLDRDEVSPEGVQGRILHLDPVEDSYLLIEDEQLVLKAFRLCHRIPSFGFVVEEKPRTGKLNVQKLKDLGVQPGPLCGKLKNGTAVVLENGITISPSDVLEDPIPGRKICILGDCSGVVGDAAVKLCCEADVLIHEATLDDTQEEKAREHGHSTPKMAADFAKLCKVKKLVLTHFSQRYKPAAQRGEGDMGITKLKRQAESVLDGQEVTLAEDFMTIEIPMKK, from the exons ATGTCAATGGATATAACTTTCCTCGGCACAGGCTCAGCGTATCCGTCTCCAACAAGAGGAGCATCGGCATTAGTGCTTCGCAGGGAAGGAGAGTGCTGGCTCTTTGACTGCGGAGAGGGAACTCAGACACAATTCATGAAGAGCCATCTCAAAGCAG GCAGAATTACCAAGATTTTCATAACTCATCTCCATGGTGACCACTTTTTTGGACTTCCTGGCCTGCTGTGTACACTTAGCCTCCAAAGTAGCCCTGACCTAAACAAACCACCTGTTGATATTTATGGACCATTAGGACTGCGAAATTTCATATGGAGGAGTATGGAGCTCTCCCACTCACAGCTTCTATTTCCCTACACTGTTCATGAGCTGGTGCCTACACGGGACCAGTGCCCCACAGAAGAATTCAGAGATTTTTCTTACTTGGACAGAGATGAGGTATCTCCTGAGGGAGTACAAGGGAGAATACTCCATCTGGATCCAGTAGAAGACTCTTACTTGCTGATTGAGGATGAGCAGCTGGTTCTGAAAGCATTTCGCCTATGTCACCGCATTCCTTCCTTTGGCTTTGTGGTGGAAGAGAAGCCCCGGACCGGTAAACTCAACGTGCAGAAACTGAAAGACCTTG GAGTTCAACCAGGTCCTTTATGTGGGAAACTGAAGAATGGAACTGCAGTTGTTCTAGAAAATGGAATAACGATTTCTCCTTCTGACGTCTTAGAAGACCCTAttcctggaagaaaaatctgcattttaggGGATTGTTCAGGGGTGGTTGGAGATGCGGCCGTGAAGCTTTGCTGCGAAGCGGATGTACTGATACATGAAGCCACTTTGGATGATACCCAAGAGGAAAAGGCCAGAGAGCATGGTCATAGCACTCCAAAAATGGCAGCAGATTTTGCAAAATTGTGTAAAGTTAAGAAACTGGTTTTGACTCACTTCAGTCAGCGGTATAAACCAGCTGCTCAGAGAGGTGAGGGAGATATGGGCATCACCAAACTGAAGAGACAGGCAGAGTCAGTGTTAGATGGTCAAGAAGTAACACTAGCTGAGGATTTTATGACAATAGAAATtccaatgaaaaagtaa
- the ELAC1 gene encoding zinc phosphodiesterase ELAC protein 1 isoform X2, which produces MKSHLKAGRITKIFITHLHGDHFFGLPGLLCTLSLQSSPDLNKPPVDIYGPLGLRNFIWRSMELSHSQLLFPYTVHELVPTRDQCPTEEFRDFSYLDRDEVSPEGVQGRILHLDPVEDSYLLIEDEQLVLKAFRLCHRIPSFGFVVEEKPRTGKLNVQKLKDLGVQPGPLCGKLKNGTAVVLENGITISPSDVLEDPIPGRKICILGDCSGVVGDAAVKLCCEADVLIHEATLDDTQEEKAREHGHSTPKMAADFAKLCKVKKLVLTHFSQRYKPAAQRGEGDMGITKLKRQAESVLDGQEVTLAEDFMTIEIPMKK; this is translated from the exons ATGAAGAGCCATCTCAAAGCAG GCAGAATTACCAAGATTTTCATAACTCATCTCCATGGTGACCACTTTTTTGGACTTCCTGGCCTGCTGTGTACACTTAGCCTCCAAAGTAGCCCTGACCTAAACAAACCACCTGTTGATATTTATGGACCATTAGGACTGCGAAATTTCATATGGAGGAGTATGGAGCTCTCCCACTCACAGCTTCTATTTCCCTACACTGTTCATGAGCTGGTGCCTACACGGGACCAGTGCCCCACAGAAGAATTCAGAGATTTTTCTTACTTGGACAGAGATGAGGTATCTCCTGAGGGAGTACAAGGGAGAATACTCCATCTGGATCCAGTAGAAGACTCTTACTTGCTGATTGAGGATGAGCAGCTGGTTCTGAAAGCATTTCGCCTATGTCACCGCATTCCTTCCTTTGGCTTTGTGGTGGAAGAGAAGCCCCGGACCGGTAAACTCAACGTGCAGAAACTGAAAGACCTTG GAGTTCAACCAGGTCCTTTATGTGGGAAACTGAAGAATGGAACTGCAGTTGTTCTAGAAAATGGAATAACGATTTCTCCTTCTGACGTCTTAGAAGACCCTAttcctggaagaaaaatctgcattttaggGGATTGTTCAGGGGTGGTTGGAGATGCGGCCGTGAAGCTTTGCTGCGAAGCGGATGTACTGATACATGAAGCCACTTTGGATGATACCCAAGAGGAAAAGGCCAGAGAGCATGGTCATAGCACTCCAAAAATGGCAGCAGATTTTGCAAAATTGTGTAAAGTTAAGAAACTGGTTTTGACTCACTTCAGTCAGCGGTATAAACCAGCTGCTCAGAGAGGTGAGGGAGATATGGGCATCACCAAACTGAAGAGACAGGCAGAGTCAGTGTTAGATGGTCAAGAAGTAACACTAGCTGAGGATTTTATGACAATAGAAATtccaatgaaaaagtaa